The window TTGCTTCTTCTGTAACAACCTCTTCCAGCTGCTCTATGCTTTCACTGAACTCCTCTAATGCTTGTTTCGTTCCCTCAGTCCCTACAGATTTTGGCAAACGGGTGTACCAAGGAGTGCGAGTGAAACACACAGTCAAAGATCTTCTTGCGGAAAAACGATCCAGGCAGAGCAGTGGCTCCCGCTTCAGTGTAAGTCACTTCCCACCCACCCCcgcttttttttaaaaaaaaaaacaaaacgaGAAAAGTCATGTCATGTAATCCTCTGATTTAAAGAGCATTTATATTGAGTTCAGGGCACTGCCAATATTGACAGGAAATAgcaaaaacatttgaaacaCTAGTGTTTGCCCCAAAAGATCACAGATGGCTCCTTGATTTTTTACATCAGTGAAACTTTGAGGgattaaagtcttttttttttttttccaaatcagtaatgctaattttctcatttctttcacatTCTGCATATGACACCTTTCCAAGTCAACTTCCTTTTTCACTAGCTACACTTGAACAACTCAGTGCCACAAAAATAGATGTTCTTCCCTGAATGTTGtgctccttccagctcctctctggCACACTAGAGTGCCAGGGGAGATGCAGTGATGTTATGGTCTGGAAAGATGCCAAGCATCAGTTTGTAAgagatgatttctttttaaagtggtTCTATGGCAACAGGAAACCTCAGTCAAATTATAGTACGCTACATCATTTTTTCTCAATTACTAGCCAGAAAAGCAATGCTGTCCCCAGAATGGGACACAATATTGCAGGTGCCAGCACGTGGCATCCAGTGGCACAATAAGCCATTCCCTGTGTGCTCTCAAGACTCACCTTTACCAAGCAGCAGCACTTCCATTCCAGGCTGATTGGGAACAATGGGGCCACTGACAGATGAGGAGATGCAGTCAAGCTGCTGAAACCGTGTCCTGGAAGGAAAGGGTGGGAGCAGAGACCTGAATTACTGGCAGCAGAAGACACATATTGGGAGTGTTGATGCTCTTTTCCTCCCAAGCCATTTGCTTCAGGCTTTTTGCCTTTAGTAAAACAAAGAGACCTCAAAGGGACTTGCAAGTATTTTTCTCACTGTTGCTTTCATGCATGTTAACACTGTGTAACAAAACAGGCAGCAAAACAGCATGGGCGTTACCAAACAGAGCAAGATCTAGCCATAGATCTCTTCAGAGCCTCCAGCTAatgcagaaaggcagaagacTCCCTGAGCCATGGACAGTCACTGGGAAACACATGCTCCCACCAGGCAGGCATTTGGGAAGACTGCtttggggagcagcaggaaacAACTGCTTTGTTTGCACTCACTGAGAAAACAGGTCCTGGTTGATGACTATCATGCTTTACCTGCTCCCTTTCTGGAGGCGGCAGCTTCAACGGCTGCAATCAAAAGCCCTAGGAACTGTAAAACACTTGCTGCTTGCTTTATTGCCCTTTGCTTTGTATTCCAAAACTTAGCAGTTGTGTGTCTATCTATCTAATGCAAAATCAGCCCTGTTGCTAATTCCCTATgagagatgaaaaattattgtGCAGGGCAAACATCCGTATTTGCTCAAATGTATCATGAAAAGAACAGCTGTAAGTGCAGCTCTGTTTATCTGACATAATATAATCCAGAATCAAAGCAAATGGCAGATAACTGAACACCCGTTTGTATATTTATGATGCAGTGTAATTTAGCTGCATCTTTTGTTTGAACATGATATTTGCTCCAAAATCAGTAAGCCTTTGTTGTGCAAGGGGAGATCTATGGACGAGATCTGTGCTGCTATGGAAAGGTCATTGCTCAGAGGTGAGCTGCTGGGCTGTTTACTGAGGCAGCAGAACAGCAACAATTTCATGACAGCCAGGCCCTGCACACattaaatgacagaaaaccaGTATGCACCATGATGAAAACCACACAGTTTGGGGTTCTGAGTTCCCACAAACTGCAGGGCAGAAGGGCTTGCTCCTGGGCTTTAGGGAGGGtctgacattttttccttcGGCTCATCCACCACATAGGCATGAACCAGCAGTTACCCTCTGCGTCATAAAAGGATTACCCTCTTTTCTCAGGTGGGGAAACTGGTAGGTACACAGATGAAGCACTATGCCCAGCAGCACTCAGAGGCCAGGGACAGATCATTCAGCAAAGTTGCTGTCAGCAAACCAGTGGGGTGCCCTGCCCAGACTAagctttggttttattattaatttttattacttcagcTGCTGTACTACAGATTGGGCCCAGAGACGAGATACACTGAAGCCAAAGTATGGTCAAAGGGTACCATAGGTCCCCATTGCAGGACCAGGTCGTTATTTTGACCTGGATCCTTACATTTACTCCCCCAAGGCAGCCTTGTAGCTGAACAATGCTCCTGGGTTACCAAGACAGTTAAGCAACACAGCTCTCTGAAGTACCCCCAGCCAGTACCTCTGCCTAGCCATGTGCGAGGCAGGCTGAGACCAAGCTTATCAACAGCTGAGCATGCTGTGGGCTCAAGTGATGCTACACAGACACACTGATGTGTTGCAGAGGATCCAGCTACTCCAGTCCCACAGCACTGAAAGGAAGTAATGCAGGGAGGAAATGAACTAATGGGCTTAAATTAAGCCGAGCAATTTATCTCCTGATAAGGAGCCAGGAGGCAAGTGAAATGTGGGTCTCTGCAAGTATGCAGGGGCCTGCTATGATGAAGGCCAAAGATGGGCTGCTGCGGAGGCTTTTGAAATTGAATTAAGGCAGGTAAAGCCCTTGCAGCTAATGTCAGCTCTGTGGCTATCCATCATAGGTGCATGCAAGAGGACCTGCTGCCTGTGACACACATTCAGATAGTTTCAGTGGCTGTTGAACAGGCAGGATCAAAGATGAACTGAGATGCACTAGTAATTTGAAATGCTCCATAGCAGAGGCTGGCAGCTGTGCCCAGGGACCTTCCTATCCTTCCAGCAAAGCATCCCAGCTCTCATCACTGCAGCCCTTTGACCTGTAGGCAGCATCTGTGCTACCTGCACCTCCTAACTCAACTTTTTCCTCAAGCACAGTATTAGGGGTGCCAGACAGCAGTACTAGACTAGTTCCCAGGGGGGGTGTTAAGACTGGGGTCTAAACACTAGCACAGAGGCCTGCACCATTACTTTCAAAGAGATTCCTCCTCAGTGAATGCAGACACGAGCTGGCTGCAGGATACGATGgccatgggcaggcagaggaggtggtggtgaaaaaccctggagcaggagaaggtaTTACTAAAGAGACACAGACGCTGAGAGAGGGGTGTCTGCTGAGACCAGATTTGCATGTGGAGGCTTTAGCTTTGCAGGGCAGTGTGCATTACCAGCTATGATCCTCACTGAGGTCTGCAGCCAAAAATGGCCCACTGGAGACAGGTGCAAGCCCCAGCCGTGACCCTGCAATGTGGTGAACACTCTCATCTGCCCGCAAGCCAAAGGGCTCTTTCCTGACACCTCCTACCACTCCTGCAGCCTGTGTGACTGTTGTGGGCTCAGAGCTCATTTTCATGAcggagcagggagcagctgcaAACCTCCCTCAGCAGTAAAAGGAAGTCCTAGCGCTGGCAAATTTAATTCAAATCTAAACCTCTAAATTTGGTTGCTTGCTATGGCAGGAACCTCCTGTTTGCACTATGCAAACTGGAAATAGCATACCACCATCACTGGCCAGGGCAACAGTACAGCTGAGGTAAACGCAGCCGTGGGCATTGTATTTCTGCTCTATGGGTTTGGAGGTCTGGAGACAGAACTCAATGAAACTCCACGTACAAGCCCTGCTCCAGAGGAGCAGATGCCTTTGCCAGTGCTTTGTAAGGAATTAGCCACCATGAGCACCAGGGTCACTCACAGCTAATTCTCCCTTACCTAGGGACCAGGAGGAGATTATTATTATCAGTATTGCTGTAGCACCCAAATAGGGGCTAGAAACAACTGCCTTCTACACACAGCCTGCTTGTTCTGCTAGGAGGGGCCAGCTAAAGCAGCTCTGTGGCAGGTAGACGTAGCACAGGAGAGCTGGGCTAGAACATGGGCAGTGCAGAATCTGCCTGTTTTGACCAGCCAAGGACTTAGATACCAGCTTATTGAGACCTGTTTTGTGCCAACACCAAAATGACTGCTCAGCATTATGCCTGCATTAAGGGACCCTGCAGTACATGAGAAAGAAGCCAGTTGTCTTGATATTTCTAATGTTATCAGCTCTACACAAGACCTTCAAAATCTCTTCTTAGCCTACATCTGCTAATACTTCAGAGGCCCCAGGCCTGAAATCTTGTAGTTAAGCTCTTCATACTCATAACACCAAGGCTCAAATAGTGCATCTGAATTATGCCAGCACCTTCCCAAACTACATGCTTAGAGAGCTGCCTTGctttgaaaagacattttttaacatGTCTTTATCTTTTgcagggcagcaccagcacGCCACAGTCACCATTTGTCCAAATGCCAGGTGAGGTTTTCCTCCATCAATAGATACCTTCAATGGAGGTTGGACAGCTGACACCGCTCCTGTCTCTTCTCCTCCAAAGGACATGAAGTGAGCAAAGGAGTACTAGAGCAGGGCCACCCCTAAGAGAGAGCccaggaggaaaataattgaaagagTCAAAACAGGAACAGCAATAATAAAAGAAAGGCCCCTGTAGTCTTATATGAAATTCCCAAAGTAGGGAAAGAGAGGTAATTAAAGCAGTTCCCACCTCTTTTGATAGAGGAGCCACATAGAACgacttcttttccctctgcatcTTCCAGTTTTCCCTggagctgaagaaagaaagtaCAAAACCAGGAGCTGACCTGTTTTGTCCCTTGAGCTCttgggcagggaaaggggagtgAGGTTAGAACAGAAGCAGGTGGTTTTGCAGCTGTAaccccatcctcctccccaggagctgtagcagagcaaggaagaagaaaatactggcAAAGCTAACCTCCTTCCCCCTGGCTTCATACTTGAAGCTTCGCAAAACACTGGTTTGCTGCAGATGGAGGCCATCAGCTGGATCAGGGCAGTCCGAGGTGCTAAAAGCACTTGGGCTGACACACCTGTTTCAAGACAGGATTGACTCCTGCCCTGGGCGATGCTAGAGAGAAAAGGGCTCTACTTTGCACCTGCAGAGGTGCCTATAGCTCTGTGGCTCCCCAGGTGCTGCTGTTATGGTTTCCCTTTAGCCAACCCTTTTTTCTGACCATCACAGGCTCACCTACTATGGCTGGTTACTACGGCGTCAGGAGATCCTTCACAACTGAGTTGGATTTCCACAACACAAAGCAGTTTGTCAGTGATGTCTACTCGTCCCCTCTAGGGTCCAAGCCCTTGTCGTGTGATTCCTCTGCCACTCAGGGCTACCCGGCACTTCTGGACCCACATCTCACCGACCAATATGGGGATTACCGTGCTACTCCCCTCACAGCTGGTACCAGCTCCTTCTTCAGCCCTTCTTCTGTGCCCCCTCTCCTGCCATCCTTCCCTAATGACACAGCGCACTTCTTACTAGTGAGTGAGTCTATGGTTCTCAGTCGCCCAATGAAAGATTACCCAATTTAAAGCTGGGGTTAAGTCAGGGGGACTTGTGTGGGAAGGATGTGGCTGTTACAGGaggcagccacagcagagcacacagcagatggggcagggctgagggggAACTGTTTTTCAATTTGTTCCTGTCCTCCACCTAATTGTCCTCTCCTCCTGTTGGAGACCAGCTCCTAAATGAATaaccttccctgctccccaaaaTAAGTACTCCATCAAGCTCCTTAAGTTTCTAGAAACATCCTTTGTCGGCTCCAAGCAGTTGCCTATCCCTatccctgctgcttcccaggagccAGCTCCGTTCACACCCCCAGGGCAGAGCTCCTGGGCCCTGCAGGGTCAGGGCTAGTCAGCCCCACAGGGAGCCTGTTCCAGGCCTTGCCCACTATTGACAGCACGGATGTTTCCTTTCAACAGTTTTAACGCCAAATACTGCTCCAAAGCAACAGAAACCATTGTGGGTGCTCCCAGCTAGGCTCTTGGAATAGCTTGGCTTGGTGAAGCCAAGCTAGGTATGCCATTGTCTCCAGGACAAACTTTTATTCTTAAGGGTCTTTCTTGCCTTCTCTCCCCGCTTCCATGCAGAGAGAGCCCTGGGAGCAGACCTCACCCAACAGTCTCAGCCAGTCGGATGGTGCATGCTCAGACCCTCTGCAAGCACTGCctgccagcaccagctgcctctcctcacACGAGTCTGGAGGCATTTCGCCATACCGAAGCTCAGGTTGGACCCCAGCCATCCCCGGAGCCCAGGCCTACCCTCTGCATCCTCTTGAAGATGTCCCCTACTCCCCCAACTATGCTGCCACCTCACCCTACTCCTTCTCACCGTTCATGACTGTGGCAAACGAGCTTACCTCCAGGATGAGCCACCTCTCGCCAGAGCAGTCCTCAGAGATGCCGCCCCTTCATGATAACTATGCCTGGGCAAAAGAGGATGGAAGTCCCATCTGGGGGACTTACGAAGGCCGGAGAACTTATTGATGAGAGATAagagctggaggaaaagaaaaatggaccATTATTGAAGCAAATGAGTTACTTGTATGCTTTTTCCTAAAGCTGGTCCTTCAAACAGAGGATGCTAACAACATGCAGTGCTTTATGCTCCGTTTAGAAATACAATCACTTGGATATACCACATTGAGCTTATAGTGGTGCCTTCTAGCGCTTTATGAGAGTCATTGCTCACAGTCCCGCTGTGGTACAAGTAAAATACACAGCCTGAAAAGCACTCTATGGGCCTTTCCTACAAACAAGGATGTCAGGTACTTCTTTTCAGATGCTGAGAAAACAGGTTGCTCTGACCCTTAAACTATATCTACAGAGCAAAGTTATCAGAGAAGGCTGGGGAgcaaggcaggggctgggggaagccCTCCTTAATAGCACAGAGTCTGTATAATGATATCTGGTTACCTAACGGCATACGTGTACGTCCCTCACGCCAGCATGCTGTGAACATGGCATTGTTTTGGGCAACAGTTATGGCCAGAGTAGCAAAGGCATGGCACCTTTGAGCCTACAGCACAGAAGGCTACAACCAAATAAAGCTCACCATACTACACCAGGGCCTGGCAGACAGCTTAGGGTGTTGGCAGGGACTGTTGGGGTGCCGTCCTGCCTGCTGATCTGCACACGAGGAAGCCTCACCATCACTCCCACCTGCAATGCACAAAACATATCCTCCCCAATTTCCCTCTTGtcctaaagaaaacacagagctgTTCCCCCTCTTGCCTACGCCAGATCAATACAAGTGACGTGACCTGAAGCCTTGTGTCAGTGGGCATGTGGCAGACTGCTCCCAGAGCCTTGCCAAGAGGCACCCACCTGGGGCTGTAATTGGGAACAAGGCTGATTCGAAGTCCCAGTGCCAGGCCGGGCCCCATGGCCACTAGGGGTAGCTCTGCACACACAAAGAGAGGAGTCCTGTGCAACCCTTACAGATGTAGCCTATCCCCCCTGCTGCATCCCCACCCGGTGGAGGCTACCCCCTTTGCCCCATCTCGTCCCTCAGCCTGCCACccacagaagcagcaacaaAAGCCTCGCTGAGGAAGAACAGGAGCTTTCCAGGGCCTGCGAGTGTGTAGTGATGAGATGCTTTAAGGCCCTCCTTGCCATTTCTCCTCAAATCCTGAGGCTGATGGCCATTTGGAGCCTTCTCAGCACCCTCCAGGAATCATAAATGGCACCGGGGTCACAGGATCGGGCCCAGAGCATCGTTTCATGCCATGCTGCCGCAGGCACCTCTCTGCGGGGGAATGTGGACTGGGGACACAGCACTGCACCTAGAAACAGGCAGCAGCGTCAGGCCCCTATAAGCAACATTGCAGAGAGCTGCCAAGCGGGCCAGTCCTCTACACGAAGCCCTTTCTTTTACAGGCATACCACCTAGCACCCCTCATCCCGTAGCCCAGGAATGTCCCCGCACCTCGGTGTGCACGCAGCAGCCGTACAAGCCCCTTGCTCAGCCTACACCTGGCAGACAACACCTCCCTGGCTGTTCAGGCACCTGCAAACCATCCAGGGTATGTTCTGGCACCAAAGGATGGACGAGTGCTCCCAGGGATCTCGGCAGCTGCCCCAAAAGGGGGGCAGCTGCCCCGGGACAGACCTCTCACCCTGACACCTCgcagcacagctgagaagcAGCTGCAAGAGCCGGAGcaccagcagccctgctgcaacGCGACCGGCGGAGCCCACTTATGTCTTCAGGGGCTCAGCGCAGCCCCTGCTTCTGCCCCGCGGGGGCCCGCAGCCCGCCGCAGCAGCGGGCGGCAGGGACGGGGCGCCCGCCCGAAGGTGTCGCTGCGCTCCCGGGGCAGCGGCCCCGGAGCCGTCGCCGGGTCACAGCCGCGGGCCAGCCCCCACCGCCGTGCGAAGCTCGCCCCGACCCCTGCCCAGCCGCTGGGCTGCACCCGCGCTTCCCCGGGGGCCGAGCCCCCCGGAGCCCCGGCTCGGGCAGAGGCCCGCGGCAGGCCGGGAGCGCCCGGCTCCGgtcctggctgggctggggtctCTCCCAGCGCTTCCTGATTTCCCCAGCCTTGTTCAGACCTGCTCGGAAAAGTAAAGTCCAGCGGCTCTCTGTGCCTCAAATCTCACCTCTGCCCACCCCACGGGCTGCGCCCTTCTTGCTCGTCGGGCCCCGGAGAGCCAGGGAAAGCTCAGCCCAGGGAAAgggccagcagccagggctcctCCGCACAGGTGCTAAGCGTGGGGCGAGGTGTGCCCGGCTGCCTCCCCGTTTGGTACGTGGGCACCGCAGGCTCCCGCGAGCGGCAGGTGTGGAGCATCCCCGGGTGGCACCCACTcagccagagctgctccccTGAGCACAGGCCAGGGCAAGGCAAGGAGCCCCAGAGCATCTCAGGGTGTGTGCAGGTCTCCTTGCCCCGCACCCAGCCCCTGTGCCCCCAAACCTGACGCCTGGGGGCAGGCATGAGGCATGAGCCCGCAGCCTTGTTCCACACCACAGCTAACAACATCGCCAGGCTGAATTGCTGTCCATAGCTGCTGTTTGACAAAGTGGCAAAGCAGTCACCATCAGCTATCTTAGCTGCACCTTCTTCGAGGGCCTTGCAtggatggggacaccagggtcGGTCTGGCTGTATTCCTGTCAGCCTctgagggagaagcagggaCAGAAAGTTTTTGAGCTGTCTTGGAAGTGTTTGACCCACTCTGGCATGCAGCTCTTAACCAAGACAGGGTCTCTGTGAGCCTGGAAATGCTCCAAAACCAAGGACATGCAGGAACACCCCGAACACAGGTGCTTCATGTTTCCTTAAGGTGTACAGCTCAGTCATGACTGGAGCTAGCAGCCTGCACGCTCTGCTCTGTGGTCTCTGGTTACAGAGGTAAACATTACCCTGGCTCCCAGGAGTGCTGGCTCCCTCGCACAGCGCCCACGGCCTCACTGGGCTCTACCCACCCACCA of the Ciconia boyciana chromosome 20, ASM3463844v1, whole genome shotgun sequence genome contains:
- the POU2AF2 gene encoding POU domain class 2-associating factor 2, encoding MLSLNSSNACFVPSVPTDFGKRVYQGVRVKHTVKDLLAEKRSRQSSGSRFSGSTSTPQSPFVQMPGSPTMAGYYGVRRSFTTELDFHNTKQFVSDVYSSPLGSKPLSCDSSATQGYPALLDPHLTDQYGDYRATPLTAGTSSFFSPSSVPPLLPSFPNDTAHFLLREPWEQTSPNSLSQSDGACSDPLQALPASTSCLSSHESGGISPYRSSGWTPAIPGAQAYPLHPLEDVPYSPNYAATSPYSFSPFMTVANELTSRMSHLSPEQSSEMPPLHDNYAWAKEDGSPIWGTYEGRRTY